One window of Triplophysa rosa linkage group LG8, Trosa_1v2, whole genome shotgun sequence genomic DNA carries:
- the erp44 gene encoding endoplasmic reticulum resident protein 44, with the protein MKLSSIIPASELHYFTLLLVTGLYSPGRGEITSLDSGNIDDILNNAGVALVNFYADWCRFSQMLHPIFEEASNIVREEYPDATQVVFARVDCDQHSDIAQRYRISKYPTLKLFRNGMMMKREYRGQRSVTAIADFIRQQKVDPIRELQNLEEISTLDRSKRTIIGYIEQKDSENYHTYEKVANILRDDCVFLAAFGEVSKPERFSGDNIIYKPIGENAPDMVYMGSLTNFDLSYAWSQDKCVPLVREITFENGEELTEEGLPFLILFHLKDDTESLEKFQQEVARQLISEKGSINFLHADCEKFRHPLLHIQKTPADCPVIAIDSFRHMYVFPEFSDLAFPGKLRQFVLDLHSGKLHREFHHGPDPTDSTPGQEDDREVASNPPESSFQKLAPSETRYTILRDRDEL; encoded by the exons ATGAAATTATCATCAATCATACCCGCTTCCGAACTGCATTACTTCACCCTTCTACTG GTAACGGGTCTGTATAGTCCAGGACGAGGGGAGATAACCAGTCTGGATTCTGGAAACATCGATGACATCCTTA ACAATGCAGGGGTGGCTCTAGTCAACTTCTATGCAGACTG GTGTCGATTCAGTCAGATGCTTCATCCTATATTTGAGGAGGCGTCGAATATAGTGCGGGAGGAATATCCAGACGCTACACAGGTGGTGTTTGCGCGGGTGGACTGTGACCAGCACT CTGACATAGCCCAGCGCTACAGGATAAGCAAGTACCCCACGCTGAAGCTGTTTAGGAATGGCATGATGATGAAGCGAGAGTAcaggggtcaaaggtcagtGACCGCCATCGCTGATTTCATCCGCCAGCAGAAAGTGGATCCAATCAGAGAGCTTCAGAATCTGGAGGAGATCAGCACTTTAGAc AGGAGTAAACGCACCATCATTGGTTACATAGAGCAGAAAGACTCAGAAAACTATCATACCTATGAGAAAGTGGCCAACATCCTGAGAGATGACTGTGTTTTTCTGGCAGCTTTTGG TGAGGTTTCTAAGCCAGAGAGATTCAGCGgtgataatattatttataagcCAATTGGAGAGAACGCTCCTGACATGGTCTACATGGGCTCACTCACAAACTTTGACCTGAGTTACGCCTGGTCGCAGGACAAGTGTGTGCCGTTAGTCCGAGAAATCACCTTTGAAAACGGAGAG gaaCTGACGGAGGAAGGCCTCCCGTTCCTGATCCTCTTCCATCTGAAGGACGACACGGAGAGCCTGGAGAAGTTTCAGCAGGAAGTTGCCCGCCAGCTGATCAGTGAAAAGG gTTCTATAAACTTCCTTCATGCTGACTGTGAAAAGTTCCGACACCCTCTGCTGCACATTCAGAAGACCCCCGCCGACTGCCCTGTAATTGCCATTGATAGTTTCCGCCACATGTATGTCTTCCCAGAATTCAGCGATCTCGC GTTTCCAGGAAAGCTGAGGCAGTTTGTATTGGACCTGCACTCAGGAAAGTTGCACAGAGAGTTTCATCACGGCCCTGACCCCACAGACAGCACTCCAGGACAG GAGGATGATAGAGAGGTGGCCAGTAATCCCCCAGAGAGTTCATTCCAGAAGTTGGCGCCCAGCGAGACACGCTACACCATCCTCAGGGACCGGGACGAGCTGTGA
- the stx17 gene encoding syntaxin-17 — protein sequence MMVEEAGKLQLRRLEPPIQKFIKVAIPTDLERLHLHQHNIEKFQKSRQWDKLHQEHINSSRTVQQLRSNLREMEKLCGRVRSADAADLEKLVQPIRERASAAIQEFLRMHSDAVNRPCFQETVSTDEHIATDTSHSDGDTGVPGSTVLQKQLLLPEIPVDQNAAESWESLAEDLLELDGLVNEFSAIVHAQQEKIDSIEANVSIAAANVEEGTQSLGKAARSKLAVLPVAGAFVGGVLGGPLGLLAGFKVAGVAAAVGGGLLGFAGGNLIQRKRKDRIEGHLQQLKSNNNSNNDHEHSQ from the exons ATGATGGTGGAGGAAGCTGGTAAGCTTCAGCTCCGGCGTCTGGAGCCACCCATACAGAAATTCATTAAAGTGGCCATCCCCACAGACCTAGAAAGACTGCACCTGCATCAGCACAACATAGAAAAG TTTCAGAAAAGCAGACAGTGGGACAAACTGCATCAAGAGCACATCAACTCCAGCCGCACAGTCCAG CAGTTGCGTTCTAACCTGCGGGAGATGGAGAAGCTGTGTGGGCGTGTGCGCAGTGCCGATGCCGCAGACCTGGAGAAACTtgttcagccaatcagagagcgTGCCTCAGCTGCCATACAGGAGTTTCTTAGGATGCATTCGGATGCTGTCAATAGGCCCTGCTTCCAAGAAACTGTAAGCACAGATGAGCACATTGCCACAGATACATCACACA GTGATGGTGACACAGGTGTTCCTGGTTCCACTGTTCTTCAAAAACAGCTGCTTCTACCTGAAATCCCAGTGGATCAGAACGCTGCAGAGTCCTGGGAGTCTTTAGCGGAG GATCTGCTGGAGCTGGACGGTTTAGTAAATGAGTTCTCCGCCATTGTTCAT GCTCAGCAGGAGAAGATTGACAGCATCGAGGCAAACGTTAGCATAGCAGCCGCTAATGTGGAGGAGGGGACCCAGAGCCTGGGGAAG GCAGCCCGTTCGAAGCTGGCGGTTTTGCCGGTAGCCGGTGCATTCGTGGGGGGAGTGCTGGGGGGACCGCTGGGACTGTTAGCAGGGTTTAAAGTGGCGGGGGTCGCTGCTGCCGTTGGGGGTGGACTGCTCGGTTTCGCCGGGGGCAACCTGATCCAGCGAAAGAGGAAAGATCGAATCGAGGGGCATCTGCAACAGCTCAAAAGCAACAACAACAGTAACAACGACCACGAACATAGTCAATAA